In Acidobacteriota bacterium, one genomic interval encodes:
- a CDS encoding DUF4259 domain-containing protein produces MGTWGTGPFENDDAVDWVSELYDGGGIDTCREALRAATVEGYLEMYVGAAAIAAAEIIAAAVGRASSDLPGEFFEWLIDNDDVPTSADITLARNAVERISGEDSEVADLWQDARDASWASRVEELLVRLAD; encoded by the coding sequence GTGGGCACGTGGGGCACGGGACCATTTGAAAACGACGACGCTGTCGACTGGGTCTCCGAGCTCTATGACGGTGGCGGCATCGACACGTGTCGCGAGGCGTTGCGTGCCGCGACCGTGGAGGGCTACCTGGAGATGTATGTGGGGGCTGCCGCGATCGCGGCTGCCGAAATCATTGCTGCCGCGGTTGGCAGAGCATCAAGCGATCTACCCGGTGAGTTCTTCGAATGGCTGATCGACAACGACGACGTCCCGACAAGTGCCGACATAACCCTGGCTCGCAATGCCGTGGAGCGTATTTCCGGCGAAGACTCAGAAGTCGCCGACCTGTGGCAAGATGCCAGGGATGCAAGTTGGGCGTCCCGAGTTGAAGAACTTCTCGTCCGGCTTGCGGACTAG